TGGTCACGCCTGCGAAAGGAATTCTGTGAGTCCCGATAACAAGCCATGCAGCGACTTTGGCTGGGAATTCTATCCCGAGGGACTTTATGACGTTTTAATGAAGTACTGGAGGCGTTATCGCTTGCCTATGTATGTTACGGAGAATGGAATAGCCGATGCGGCCGATTACCTAAGGCCTTACTATCTCGTTAGTCACGTATACCAGGTACATAGGGCGTTGGGCGATGGTGCTGACGTTAGGGGTTACCTGCATTGGTCGTTAACGGATAATTACGAGTGGGCCTCAGGCTTTAGCATGAGGTTTGGCCTGCTCTACGTTGATTATTCCAGCAAGAAGCAGTACTGGAGACCATCGGCCTATATCTATAGGGAGATAGCGATGAATAAGGCGATTCCTGATGAGTTAATGCACTTGAATGCAGTACCACCCATAAGGCCGTTAAGGAGGTAACGCCTACAATAGCATTATCACATTTATACCTAACATTCTCGCAATCTCTCCCTGCTTAACATTAAGCGTTAAAAGGGGGTAGCCCTTTACTCATTGCAAGCGCTATATGGAGCGAGTCGTAAATTGGTAATTTATTATCAATTGCTATCATGAACGCCCTATCAACATACTTCTCCTCAGGCTCTAAAACGACATTCTTACCAATTAAGGACATTAGTATATCACGAAGTTTAAACGCGTACTCCCTGCTAACAATCCCTTTGACCTGAGCCTTCCATATAGCGTTCATAACCTCCTTAACGATATGATCGATAGAGATGGAATTAGTGACGTACGTAATTAATGATTGCCAACCAGGTTCCTTAAGTATGAAGGCTGTTAGTGCCGATGTGTCAATTACTATCACGGTCCTCCCTCACTGAGTTTGCTGAAAAGCCCTTAGGTGCACTTATTGGTATTTTCTCAAGCTCCTCAACGACACGCTTAATATTCTCCTCAGCCTCCAACTCCCTAATCCTCTCCTCAACAAACCTCCCTAATTCCTCAGCCCAATTAACCCTATCCCTATACCTCTCCATCTTCTCCTTAACCTCCTTCCTAACCTTAAAGCTAACGACGCTAGACATTGAGATCGCTTAGGTACGCCATTAACAAAACCTTTGGTATACCATTATGAAATACCTTCAATTACCTTAACACTACGATGAGAAACGCAGTGTCATAAAGTCAATTAAATACTTCGTGAGTTAGCTTTTTAATCATTATAGATATCGGTTTTCGTGCTCAGGAATATCGGCAGCGTTAGACTTAGTTCCGAGGCATGGAGATACTTAGCTGTCCTCGCCTCAATATCTATAATTGCTATGTACGTTGAGATGGTTGTCACGCCATCCTTACCAACAATTGAAAAGCAATATGGCGTGACAAAGTCTGAGGTTCCATGGGCCCTCTCCTCAGAAACCCTTATTGACTTAACCCCACCCCTTAATTAGGGCTGCTTGATCGCCCATAGGATCGGCACCAAGTCTCTATCTGCCTTAAATCCGCACTTTGAACAGATCATTATCCTTCCAGGTAGCTGGGTTAATTCACTGCCACATATTGGGCATGTTGTGCTTGGTAGGCGTTTGAACTCGTAGGGAATACCGTACCACCTCAGCTGGTTAGTCAGTAATTTTACGAACCTCCTTAAATAGAGCATGTACACTTTAGCTAATCCATTTAACGGCTTCTCCTCCATCAATTCACGCCTAGATTCCTCAATTATGTCGTCAATAATTACCTTAGCCCTAAGATTAAGGGCCTGCTTAACGAGTATGCTTACGGCCTTCTGAGCATAGTCCCTCAGGTAGGCGTATAGCCTACGCTTAGTAGCCTTGATTTCGCGCCAAAGCCTCCTACCGTATGGCGTTTTATGAAGGCCGAGCCTCCTCAAGGCGCCGTACTTTCGCTCAAGCTTGGTGACGTGGTTGTACAGTCTCTCAAGGTTCCTTGTCGAATCCTTAACAATTGCATAAACAATGCCGTTTTTCCAGGAATTCACGTCAATGACAAGCCTATAATTGCTCGGCGTGATTTGCTCGGCATCACGCTCGAAAGTTATGGCTATGAATAAATGCTCATCATCGACCCAGGCCCTGGCTAGTTTAGGCTTGCCACCCTCGCTAAGTCTATCACGAATATACTTAGCCTCACTTTCCGTGAGGCTGATAACAATGGCCCTCCTCTTAATAACCCACCTAAGCCTTAGGGCATTCCTGGTCAAGTCAATGAAGACGCCTTGACCCATATCACGCTCGTTATCGAGCCTAACGCCGACATTGAATATTGCATGAACCCTAGCCAACCACCTCTTAACATTAACAAGCCTTAACTCACTCTTAAAGTAATTGAATTTATCCGCAAACCTCGAGTCTAGGCCTATCGGCCATACCTCAAACCCCCTTGCCCATAGGTTGCCCAATGCGTCAGCCCTGGTAAGGACTTTAACCAATGCCTCACGCTCCTCATTGGTGAATGTCCTTAATGGCCTCTTGATTAGTAGTGTACGGTGTGCCAGCATTCAATCACCTATCCTGCACTCCTCTGGCGTGTAGATGACTATACACACCCTCCTCCCACTATACTTCTCCAACTCGGGCACGTTGCCCAGGTAAATCCCCATCCACCTGTACCTCCCCTCCTTCGAACTCCTAACCTCAACAGTCCCCCTCAAAACCAGAGGCATATAACCCATTTAACAGACTGCTTTATAAAGTTTTCTACAGAGAAAGGTTTATAGATTGTTGAAAAAGCCAAAACAGAGCCAGCCGGTTACCTGACCAGTGATGGGCCGGCTGGCCCCCAGCCCCGTGGGAAACTGACCACTGATGCCCCCAAGGATGGGACAATGCCGACAGGAGCCGAGGAGTGAGGAGGGTCATTAGGATGCAGGGAAACGGGGCATCTCGTAGATTTGCTGATGGACATTAAGGGGATTAGGGACAGGATTCTCAATAACATGGACTATTACCTGGGCAGGATTAGAGACGTGGTGCTTAGGCTTGACCCAAGTGCTGAGTTAATGCTCATTGGTAGCTACGTGTGCGGTGACTTCAGGTCGGATAGTGATGCTGATGTTCTGATAATATCAGATGCCTATGGTGATGACCCTCATAAATACGTGGAATTAGTCATGAGCATTATTAGGGAGGTTGGTGAGGACGTGCTCATGGTACTCGAGTTCCACGTGGTTAGTAGGAGGACGTATAATGAGTGGTACAGTGAATTTATAGACGTTTATAAGGTCATTTAATACCCAGGTAATCGCATGTATGAATTTCGAGCCCTAAATTATCCTTGAGTACGTTAATGAGTTCGTTGCCAGTACCGTGAGGGAGTACCAGGGAGAACACCCTATCTCCATACTTAATCCTGAACTTATCATAATACAAATATACAAATGGGTCAGGGACATTCAACCCTGCAATACAAACAATGGCATCATTAAGTGGTATATCCAACTCCTCCCTCGATGCAGTCCTAATGTGGATATGGTCATTAAAGACGAGAATATCCCTAACCTCATTCCTCCTAGTCCTACTCGCCCTCCTAATATCCCTCACTCTACCCTTCATGATTAGAACATATGGTATGAATAGGATTAGGAACGCTATGAACAATCCAAGAACATCACTAGAGCCCTTAATAAACTCCCAAATAACTACCGATATCATGAATAAATTGATAATTGAATAGGCAATAAACCAGGACTTTATTGACCTGACTGATGTAACGAAGGCATTTGGAAAGCCCCATAAAGCCCCACTATTCCTCACAAACTCCTCCCTCTTCACCTCTGCCCTATGCCCACGATAACTCCATGTTAAACTCCCAATCCCCGGAGCTAGGAATATCCATGAGTATTTATAAATTAACGTGTAATTCCTGTATAGGAAGCCAAGGAGCATGATTAGGAGCCCAATGAGGACCAAAAACAATCCCAGTGCGAAGAGCGTTCGTGGTCTCCCACCACCGGGGGCTGGTCCTATTACAATCGCGCTCATGTTCATCATCCCTAGCAGGCTAGGCCAGGTCTCTCAATCCTGCCAAGCTTGCCCATGTCCTTCACAACCCTCCCACCGCACCAGTCAATCCTGGGCTTCCCAAAGTCCGTATTTAGGATTTGATTAAGCCTTCTACATTGCTCAGTATCAATGAGGAGTATGTAATCCTCACCATAATGATTAATCCTAATCCAAACCTTTCCTGGAAAATATAATGATCCCCACTGTGGAGAGTATGATCGCACCGGCGGTGCGTAATCAACTACGCATGGGTTGAATTCTCCAATTGGGATTGTCACTTCCTTATCATTCTTAGTCAAGAACCAGGCGTAATCCCTATATAGGGCAAAATCCTTTATGAACTTGCCCCTCCTCTTAATGTCCCTGTATAAGCTGTAGATTGCCAATATGAAAAACAATCCAAAGAAAAGTTGGAGTCCAATTGTTACTGAGAGTGATGCATTCATTTTTAATGGTAATAGGTAGCCAATGAGGAACCACATTGCAATGATAACTCCAAATGGAAGAATGTACCCAGTTATTTGGCTTTTTTCCTGGATTGGTCGAAGCCTTAGTATGGGCTCACTCATTATTAAATTGAAAGTAAAACAGGTATTTAAACGTATCTGTTCAATTTCTAATAAAACAACCCATAGATCATATACATTATTCAAGAACGTCTATGCTCATATTATCCTCATACGATATTATGGTTATCAACTCCAAATCCTCATTACCAATATTCATTATTGAATGTGGCGTGTTCGGTTTTACGAATATGCACATGCCAGGCTTAACATCAATTGTGTTATTTTCTACGGTCATTTTCCCAATCCCCTTTAATATTATGAACGTTTCTGCATAGGCATGCTTATGTAGTGGTGCCCTACCACCCGGCTTAACCACTTGTCTCCTTACTGCGTATTTTGAACCATCGTCCTTGCCCACAAGCCATTGGGTGCGCACGCCCACAGCGCCCTTAATACTTAATGGTTCCTCACGTACCTTAGTTATGTCATTAATTACCTTGTAATTTGGCATGAAAACCTTAATTCACGCATACTTATACGTATTTCGCGCGCATAACCACATAATCTCATGATTTAACCTTTACCAACCTACTAGTCTCCTCCACAATTCTCTGAACATAAGGCAACCTGGCCATTATATCTTCAGCGTCGAATTTCGCTTCATGAAAACCCCAGACATGTAACGCCCACGCCCTATCCCAAGCTTCCCCAAACCAATTGCCAAGCCTCTTCGATACTTCCAATACGGTTTTCTCGAGCTCCGTCACTGTCCACCTACCTTTCTCACTGACTCTTACAAGTATGTCCTTTAAATCGTAGTATTGAGCTAAGGCCTTCACACACTCCTCAGCAGCCTTGTACAATTTCTCACTCGCCTGTACTGGGTCCTTATTAACTAGTTCCTTACCCAAGTATTTATTTGCGAGATTTACCCTGGCTTCAATTACCACATCTGGGTCCAGATTTGCTGTTCTCACTAATGCATCGAGAATCACGTCTTCAGGATCAAGATCTTTCTTCCTGAGTTCCTCGATGAGTACGCTTGGTATTATGATCATCTCTTCACTCATTCTACCTTATGACATGTTCAGGGAAAATATATACCTTCGCACTCATTATTAATCCATGAGAAATACTTAAAACTGGGTATGATTATCAAGGTCCCGTGAATTTCGGGATCTTCTTCGCAGCATTTGGCATAAGTCTGCTGGAGCTTTCGGAGGCTGGTGCCGTCACGGCAATCTATCAGGGGATTTACAGGGGGTTCAAGCCAGTGCTTTATGCAATAGCTGGGGTCCTCCTAGTCCTAGTACCAACATTTACAGTTGGTCGTTACATTATCTACCTACCCCTCGACTACGTGTTGGCCGTATCCGCAGCAATACTATTCTACTTCGGCTATAGATTGATAAGGAGCGCGCGTAGATACTTCAGGAGGGTTGGGAAGGGTAAGGGTAGTGAGGAGGAGCGTGGCGACTTGGCGGTGGTTTTCACGGTATCTGCAATAGAGGCCTTTGAGGCTGCCTTGGTGCTCATTGCCTTGATACCAAGGAGTTACTCGTCAGCCCTAATTGGTACGTTGTTAGCGGCCGCAATAGTGGTGGTGCTTACAGCGTTAATTAAGGATCAAATAGCTAGGATTAGGCTGCCGCACCTCAAGTACGTACTCTCAGCCCTACTCTTTAGTCTAGGTACGTTGTGGGCCATGGAGGCCGCGGGACTCGACATAACGGACCTTGTGCTAATCCCTCTCTTCTTTGCGTATCTAGGTGTTAATTATCTAGCCATAAAGGTGTGAAACCGTGTAGTACATAGACACACTAGAATGCCTATTGTGCCTCCCCGAATCCAGGTACTCGGAATCAAGAAATCTAGGGATTAATGACAGGCATTTATACTCGACTTGGGGAGTACATAATGAGGAATGCGAATAGAGGTAGAGCTGCTGTATTTGTTGAGTTCGCATAATTGGATAAGGCATGAATTGAATAGTGAGGCTAGCGCATATACGGCGCTATTTAATAAAGAGCTATGAAGCGAAATGAGGATGCACGACGCATTGTTTCTGAAGGGCTTAGATGGCTTTGAGACGTACCTTGAGCTGGATCCTCCATTAAAAATGCCGTATTTCTATTTAGAGCCAAGTGCCCATTAATAGCGCAGATCCTAAACGTAACTACCAACAGTCCTATAATTGCAACCCTAGTCTACGTCAGAGATAAAAATAGATGTGCCGTTAATTAAGCATTTGCAGCGCATGGACCTTCATTAATCGATCTCCCTTGGTTCTAGGCCCTCCTCAAGTTTACCGTTTATAAACGCGTCCAGTGCATCCTCAATCGGTATTAGACCTCTTCTTGGTGGGTAATAATAAATCCTAATGTTTGCTTCCTTAAGGAATCTAAAGGCTCCAGGACCAACCTCCAGCGCTATTACGGCCTCTGCTCCCTTACTAATTATTAAATCAGCAATTGCACGTCCACGACCACCGCCCTCAATACTCGGAGGAACTGGATTATTCACTACATCTACGATATTGAACTCCTTACCTTTAACCTCAATAAATGCGTATTTAGGTGCCTTACCAAAGTGTGGAGAAAGGTAATACTTACCGTTACTCTCCACAACAGGTATTACAATGATCATAACATTACCCCAATACTATGACCCATTTTAAGTTTTATGTAATACATTGGTCTGTTTTAATTACATTACTATTCAGTACCAAGGTACTTATTGACTATCCTATCCATTACCCTAATTACCTCATTTGTTAAGGCATCATCAGCACCATCGTTAGATCTTAGTATTATCTCGCCATTAGGTTCATCAATACTATAATTGGCTATATACAGAGCGTTAGCAATCCACGTGGCATACTCAATCGCCCTATTTTCACCAAATACCTTTACAGCATCCTCATGAACCACTACTTCGAGTGGCTTAGCCCTTACTGTGATTAATGGCTTACAACTACCCATTCTCTCAAGGCATAACTCAATATGCTTATTTTCGCTTAGGGACCTTAGTACTAGGTTTTGACCGCCAACATTACCGTATGATTTAACCACATGGGCTGTTAAGGCTACTGAGGAGGCTTGCTGAGGAATGCTTAATGTTGCTTGCGACTTCTGCTGCGTCTCCTGAGCTGTTTGTGTAATTACTGGTTGCGTAATTATGCCAAGTGTCGATAACACCTCGTTAAATGCATTAATTACCATATTCATATTCTGACCAACCCACTCTGAGTAGTGCCTCGGCATCTTCTTTATTCTTAATTCAATATCTCCACGCTCAATGGCCTCGTAATCCTCAATACCCAATGCCCTGGCCAGCTTAGCCGCAGCTATCCTGGCGGTATCTACGCCAAAGAGCTCCATGAATTTCCTCGTCACCCTTATCATGGTATTGTAATGACGACAACCAGTACTTAACTCAATAAGTATTTCAGGAACTTTGCCCTGGCTAAGTATTGATAGGTTTATGAAACACGGCAGATTATCAAACCTAACCTCCTCAAGCACTAATTCGTTGTTATTAAACATTCCATAGCTTTTTAGGACTTCGTGACTCATAACCCCTCATTAACCTCCACTAATCTCAAAGCCGCTGGATTGCTCTGAACCACCTTGCTGGGACTGCCCTTTGGATTGTTGCTGTGTCTGAGTCGGCGGCACCATTAATTGCTGTAGGTTTGTTGGCATGCCTGCCGTTGGTAATATGTATATTGGGTAGTATGGTACGCCAAGCATCATATTCGTGGCCGCCGGATCACTCCTCTGAGCCATTATCTCAGATAATCTAGCTCTAATTGCAGTATTTACATCGAGACCAAGGGCCATGAACTGAACAACCCTCCTCATTGTTTCATCCTCCGGCTCAAGCCTAACTATCCTGCACGTTATTAAATGAACACCAACCTCATCAAGGAATGTTCTTAGACTAGCCGTTACAGCATCCGTGACCTTATGCAGATTTGCGTAAACCTCATTGAGAGAGACGAGGTTTAGGACTTGACTAACTGATTGGTCAACGATTGGTGATACGTAGTTCTTGAAATCCTCAACTGTATACTTAAAACCACTGAATTGTACGGAGTTTATGAACTTGACGGGATCGGTAATCATGAAGTAATAAGCCACTTGATATCTCATTGGTACGAGTTCCTTCGTCTGCGTAATTCCCTCGCTTCTTGCCTCGTGCCTTGCCGTACTTGCAAACAGTACCTCGACTTCCCACGGTATGTTACCAGCGTACTGGAATTTGGCAAAGAATTGTGATATTGGGTTAGCGGGCGTTTGAAGGTCATGGGCACCTGGATCAAAGACCCCCTGTATTTGCCCCTGTATCCTAACCACTGCCTTTTGGTTTGAGTAAACAATGAGCCTTGACCTAGTCCTAACATCGACCGAGTGATACTTCACTATCAAGTCATCAGGACCCATCTGATCTATTCCCTTCTCATCTATCGTGGATATTACTTGAGCCCTTATCGACATATTAATACCAATATTGTTAGATTGATTTATAAGGTTTATTTATCAATTGAAAATAATGTCCACACGTGAGACCAGGTATAATGCAGTGGCTGGTGTTGGTTACGCATTCTTCGTATCGGTGGTCACCCTAGTACTCGAGGCCGTAGCCAACATATTTTACCCAACGCCGCTTGTCCTCAGCCCAATATGGGCATTAATTAGGGGTTACTTGCTATCCTTCATACTAATACTGATTCTTTATGGATTGCTCATACTATTTACTAAGCCGTATAGGTCTGAGGAGATGATGAGTTATAACATATACTTTAGGCCTGCCCAGAGGACTGTTATTTATGTCATAATAGCTGTTGCGATACTAGGTATATTATTTGATGTATATCCAGGGCCACTCTGGAGTAGGACTAAGATTGGCATATTCATCGCCGTTAACATACTCGCCGGTGTAATAGGTGGTTACTTGGCTGCTAGGTTTGGTTGAGGCAATTAATTA
This is a stretch of genomic DNA from Vulcanisaeta moutnovskia 768-28. It encodes these proteins:
- a CDS encoding type II toxin-antitoxin system VapC family toxin, coding for MIVIDTSALTAFILKEPGWQSLITYVTNSISIDHIVKEVMNAIWKAQVKGIVSREYAFKLRDILMSLIGKNVVLEPEEKYVDRAFMIAIDNKLPIYDSLHIALAMSKGLPPFNA
- the vapB gene encoding type II toxin-antitoxin system VapB family antitoxin; the encoded protein is MSSVVSFKVRKEVKEKMERYRDRVNWAEELGRFVEERIRELEAEENIKRVVEELEKIPISAPKGFSANSVREDRDSN
- a CDS encoding zinc ribbon domain-containing protein, giving the protein MLAHRTLLIKRPLRTFTNEEREALVKVLTRADALGNLWARGFEVWPIGLDSRFADKFNYFKSELRLVNVKRWLARVHAIFNVGVRLDNERDMGQGVFIDLTRNALRLRWVIKRRAIVISLTESEAKYIRDRLSEGGKPKLARAWVDDEHLFIAITFERDAEQITPSNYRLVIDVNSWKNGIVYAIVKDSTRNLERLYNHVTKLERKYGALRRLGLHKTPYGRRLWREIKATKRRLYAYLRDYAQKAVSILVKQALNLRAKVIIDDIIEESRRELMEEKPLNGLAKVYMLYLRRFVKLLTNQLRWYGIPYEFKRLPSTTCPICGSELTQLPGRIMICSKCGFKADRDLVPILWAIKQP
- a CDS encoding nucleotidyltransferase domain-containing protein; the encoded protein is MDIKGIRDRILNNMDYYLGRIRDVVLRLDPSAELMLIGSYVCGDFRSDSDADVLIISDAYGDDPHKYVELVMSIIREVGEDVLMVLEFHVVSRRTYNEWYSEFIDVYKVI
- a CDS encoding cupin domain-containing protein, which encodes MPNYKVINDITKVREEPLSIKGAVGVRTQWLVGKDDGSKYAVRRQVVKPGGRAPLHKHAYAETFIILKGIGKMTVENNTIDVKPGMCIFVKPNTPHSIMNIGNEDLELITIISYEDNMSIDVLE
- a CDS encoding PaREP1 family protein produces the protein MSEEMIIIPSVLIEELRKKDLDPEDVILDALVRTANLDPDVVIEARVNLANKYLGKELVNKDPVQASEKLYKAAEECVKALAQYYDLKDILVRVSEKGRWTVTELEKTVLEVSKRLGNWFGEAWDRAWALHVWGFHEAKFDAEDIMARLPYVQRIVEETSRLVKVKS
- a CDS encoding membrane protein, which encodes MNFGIFFAAFGISLLELSEAGAVTAIYQGIYRGFKPVLYAIAGVLLVLVPTFTVGRYIIYLPLDYVLAVSAAILFYFGYRLIRSARRYFRRVGKGKGSEEERGDLAVVFTVSAIEAFEAALVLIALIPRSYSSALIGTLLAAAIVVVLTALIKDQIARIRLPHLKYVLSALLFSLGTLWAMEAAGLDITDLVLIPLFFAYLGVNYLAIKV
- a CDS encoding NifB/NifX family molybdenum-iron cluster-binding protein is translated as MIIVIPVVESNGKYYLSPHFGKAPKYAFIEVKGKEFNIVDVVNNPVPPSIEGGGRGRAIADLIISKGAEAVIALEVGPGAFRFLKEANIRIYYYPPRRGLIPIEDALDAFINGKLEEGLEPREID
- a CDS encoding SPFH domain-containing protein translates to MSIRAQVISTIDEKGIDQMGPDDLIVKYHSVDVRTRSRLIVYSNQKAVVRIQGQIQGVFDPGAHDLQTPANPISQFFAKFQYAGNIPWEVEVLFASTARHEARSEGITQTKELVPMRYQVAYYFMITDPVKFINSVQFSGFKYTVEDFKNYVSPIVDQSVSQVLNLVSLNEVYANLHKVTDAVTASLRTFLDEVGVHLITCRIVRLEPEDETMRRVVQFMALGLDVNTAIRARLSEIMAQRSDPAATNMMLGVPYYPIYILPTAGMPTNLQQLMVPPTQTQQQSKGQSQQGGSEQSSGFEISGG